In Pyrus communis chromosome 1, drPyrComm1.1, whole genome shotgun sequence, the following are encoded in one genomic region:
- the LOC137723487 gene encoding serine carboxypeptidase-like 7, translating to MAKEEPRPPVFSIRTKIVGLGEKVQVSKPQINLENDSSECSNDEQGQDMVLDPQTMTVDMVALFAYGICAAAFLKATARFLHLPLSKPHQDSMIGVDEKEDEQLFYYLIESERNPRDDPLLLLLTGGPTCSGLCELVFEIGPIKFNMVEYNGSLPTFALIPYSWTKVSSILFVDAPIGTGFSYSRSTQGSSDILFVDHMYSFLTKWLICHPEFISIPFYIGGDSFCGMIIPVLAEVI from the exons ATGGCCAAAGAAGAACCTAGGCCACCTGTTTTTTCGATCAGGACTAAAATTGTGGGCCTAGGAGAAAAAGTTCAAGTTTCTAAGCCACAAATCAACTTAGAAAATGATTCATCAGAGTGCTCCAATGACGAACAGGGCCAAGACATGGTTTTAGATCCCCAAACCATGACAGTCGATATG GTGGCTTTGTTTGCGTACGGCATTTGTGCTGCTGCTTTTCTCAAAGCCACAGCTCGTTTCTTGCACTTGCCATTATCAAAACCCCACCAGGATTCCATG ATTGGGGTTGATGAGAAAGAAGATGAGCAGCTCTTCTATTACTTGATTGAATCCGAAAGGAACCCAAGGGATGATCCTCTTTTGCTCTTGCTTACTGGTGGTCCTACTTGCTCTGGTCTATGCGAACTTGTGTTTGAGATAG GCCCTATAAAGTTTAACATGGTTGAGTACAATGGTAGCTTACCAACTTTTGCGCTCATTCCGTACTCATGGACAAAG GTTTCCAGCATTCTATTTGTTGATGCCCCTATTGGCACTGGGTTCTCGTATTCAAGGAGCACCCAAGGATCCAGTGATATATTGTTTGTTGATCATATGTATAGCTTCCTCACAAAG TGGTTAATCTGTCACCCtgaattcatttcaattccattctaCATTGGCGGTGACTCGTTCTGTGGCATGATTATTCCAGTTCTAGCTGAAGTAATATAA
- the LOC137723582 gene encoding uncharacterized protein, translating into MTNVMNKSKKDQRKFSKLMKLSIRLLVKARDFYVQSITECSGQFDCNAMMGCPSAQIPSALPRSLSASSTISTASSDEDFRELVRAASARTPGSTNLGLVAGKTQQPRLSRKAGSGSNAMARGRSVGIGRIDEDKPCEFDEEEMINVKEYV; encoded by the coding sequence ATGACCAACGTTATGAACAAATCTAAGAAAGATCAAAGAAAATTCAGCAAGTTAATGAAGCTTTCCATAAGGCTTTTGGTAAAGGCCAGGGACTTTTATGTTCAGAGCATTACAGAGTGCTCTGGACAATTCGACTGTAATGCAATGATGGGTTGCCCTAGTGCCCAAATCCCAAGTGCTTTGCCTAGAAGCCTCAGTGCCAGCTCCACCATATCAACCGCCAGCAGCGATGAAGATTTCAGGGAGCTTGTGAGGGCTGCTTCTGCTAGGACTCCTGGTAGTACTAATCTAGGTCTAGTTGCTGGAAAAACACAGCAGCCTAGGCTGTCTCGGAAGGCTGGGAGTGGATCGAACGCCATGGCTCGCGGTCGAAGTGTTGGAATTGGGAGGATTGATGAGGACAAGCCTtgtgagtttgatgaagaagaaatgatcAATGTCAAGGAATATGTGTAA
- the LOC137723686 gene encoding uncharacterized protein codes for MANMKKPTKESRLTKFMKAPLRVLIKARDFYIMSMTECSGRFDYGTVMGCPAAQVPNALPRSFSTSSTKSSTADNEDYRELMRAASDRNVRNKIEFDLARKAQLPRQPPVAGVPNAMPRSRSVGIGRIDEDKMCEFDEEEEVKIKREVYLRSRSYAVSRRTN; via the coding sequence ATGGCAAACATGAAGAAACCTACCAAAGAAAGCAGACTCACAAAGTTCATGAAGGCCCCCCTAAGGGTTTTAATCAAGGCCAGGGATTTCTACATCATGAGCATGACCGAGTGCTCCGGTCGATTCGATTACGGCACGGTCATGGGATGCCCTGCTGCCCAAGTCCCAAATGCTTTGCCTAGAAGCTTCAGCACAAGCTCTACCAAATCAAGCACTGCCGATAACGAAGATTACAGGGAGCTTATGAGGGCTGCTTCTGATAGGAACGTAAGGAATAAAATTGAATTCGATCTGGCACGAAAAGCTCAGCTCCCTAGGCAGCCTCCGGTGGCAGGAGTGCCCAACGCCATGCCTCGCAGTCGAAGTGTTGGAATCGGAAGGATCGACGAAGACAAGATGTGTGaatttgatgaagaagaagaagtcaaGATCAAGAGAGAAGTGTATCTGAGGAGTAGGAGCTATGCTGTGTCTAGGAGAACAAATTAG